Proteins encoded by one window of Anopheles maculipalpis chromosome 2RL, idAnoMacuDA_375_x, whole genome shotgun sequence:
- the LOC126557859 gene encoding glutamyl-tRNA(Gln) amidotransferase subunit A, mitochondrial, with the protein MNRLPLRVRALSECFRNKSLDPVAVTEQFLTQIESHKPLNAFVRVTSAKALKQAESSRERYQKEKPKSVLDGATIAVKDNFCTKDVHTTCASRMLENFIPTYNATVVERLQANGAVLLGKTNLDQFGMGSGCIDSIFGPTRNSWSEDLEDNRFRIAGGSSGGSAVAVSAGLCYAALGSDTGGSTRNPASYCGIVGLKPTYGLVSRHGLIPLVNSMDVPGIMTRTVDDCISILNAIAGPDNFDSTTVKKQYQSIPALEDNISLKGVRIGIPVEYHCEGLDAEVLETWTIVADMLESAGATVKSVSLPNTSSSIFVYSILNQCEVASNMSRYDGIEYGHRSQEDTSTEQLYARTRAEGFNGVVKNRILSGNYFLLRENYDKYFQKALKVRRLISDDFVRTFKDVDVLLTPTTLSDAPFYKDFVQSNNRDQCAVQDFCTQSANMAGIPALSIPVRLSSRRLPISLQLMGDNFSEQKLFTVAGWIEKEVDFIANYN; encoded by the exons ATGAATCGATTGCCGTTGCGTGTACGTGCACTATCAGAATGTTTTCGGAACAAATCCTTAGACCCTGTGGCGGTTACGGAACAGTTTTTAACCCAGATAGAATCCCACAAACCTCTGAATGCGTTCGTACGGGTAACTTCTGCAAAAGCGCTAAAGCAAGCGGAATCGTCAAGAGAACGttatcaaaaagaaaaaccaaaaagtgTGCTCGATGGTGCAACGATAGCAGTGAAAGATAATTTCTGCACGAAAGACGTTCATACAACGTGTGCATCTCG CATGCTGGAGAACTTCATCCCAACTTACAATGCAACTGTCGTGGAGCGATTACAGGCAAATGGAGCTGTCCTTCTGGGTAAAACTAATCTCGATCAGTTCGGAATGGGTTCCGGATGCATTGATTCTATTTTTGGCCCAACACGCAACAGCTGGAGTGAAGATTTGGAGGACAATCGATTTCGGATTGCTGGCGGTAGCTCGGGAGGATCTGCTGTAGCCGTTTCGGCCGGTTTATGCTACGCAGCTTTGGGGTCAGATACGGGCGGATCGACCAGAAATCCGGCATCGTACTGTGGGATTGTTGGTTTGAAACCAACCTACGGACTCGTATCTCGCCATGGGTTAATCCCACTGGTGAACTCAATGGATGTGCCGGGTATAATGACACGAACGGTGGATGATTGTATATCCATTCTGAATGCTATTGCTGGTCCCGATAATTTCGATTCAACGACCGTTAAGAAACAATACCAAAGCATACCGGCGCTCGAAGACAATATTTCGCTAAAAGGAGTAAGAATCGGTATTCCGGTCGAGTATCATTGTGAAGGTCTAGACGCGGAAGTACTGGAAACATGGACCATTGTAGCGGATATGCTCGAATCAGCTGGGGCTACGGTTAAATCCGTTTCGTTGCCCAACACTTCCTCGTCAATATTCGTTTATTCGATTCTGAACCAGTGTGAGGTAGCCAGCAACATGTCGCGCTACGACGGAATAGAGTACGGTCATCGATCTCAAGAGGACACCAGTACTGAACAACTGTACGCCCGTACCAGAGCCGAAGGATTTAACGGTGTTGTAAAGAATCGTATTCTATCCGGCAACTATTTCTTGCTCCGAGAGAACTACGataaatatttccaaaaaGCGCTAAAGGTACGGAGGCTCATTAGTGACGATTTTGTGCGCACCTTTAAGGATGTGGACGTACTGCTTACACCCACCACATTGAGTGACGCTCCGTTCTACAAAGATTTTGTTCAAAGCAACAATCGAGATCAATGTGCTGTTCAAGACTTTTGCACACAATCCGCAAATATGGCCGGTATCCCAGCACTCTCGATTCCCGTACGATTGTCGTCCCGCCGTTTGCCGATTAGTTTGCAGCTAATGGGAGATAATTTTTCGGAACAAAAGCTTTTCACAGTTGCTGGCTGGATTGAGAAGGAGGTGGATTTCATCGCAAACTACAACTAg
- the LOC126559266 gene encoding guided entry of tail-anchored proteins factor 1-like, which yields MYLIFVISILSLLMAFTSKISKTILPFVCRDSAEVVARRKEIVKLRAELAKISMRDEYIKYVKCEREISKLEVSLSEAKSRDNVMRVAYEYGLHYGGMAVLGLCMMYISIFYRYSTVIVFGDNFNFEPFGGFIKFPTNVPNSISVVFWIVVNNFVARTLASYVQ from the exons ATGTATTTAATATTTGTAATATCAATCCTGTCCTTGCTGATGGCATTTACCTCGAAAATATCGAAAACC ATCCTACCCTTCGTCTGCCGTGACAGTGCGGAGGTGGTAGCCCGAAGGAAAGAAATAGTAAAATTACGGGCCGAACTGGCTAAAATTTCTATGCGCGATGAATACATCAAGTACGTCAAGTGCGAGCGTGAAATCAGCAAACTAGAGGTATCGTTGAGCGAAGCAAAAAGTCGCGATAATGTAATGAGGGTGGCGTACGAGTACGGATTGCATTACGGTGGAATGGCCGTACTAGGCCTTTGCATGATGTACATTTCAATTTTCTACCGCTACTCTACCGTCATCGTGTTTGGGGACAATTTCAACTTTGAACCATTCGGCGGATTCATCAAATTTCCAACAAATGTTCCCAATTCCATATCGGTTGTGTTTTGGATCGTGGTGAATAATTTCGTTGCAAGGACACTGGCCAGTTatgtgcaataa
- the LOC126557861 gene encoding dihydrolipoyllysine-residue succinyltransferase component of 2-oxoglutarate dehydrogenase complex, mitochondrial, with protein sequence MAGILSISSRNLPRAALRLGLRSLEGQTGPQQGTVSGSRSYHQGRRLLPSIVRSAVADSGRRCESVRNSIKAQRWAANERTIFTSARLLSSEIVKVPPFADSVSEGDVKFEKKVGDAVAADEVVMEIETDKTTVGVPAPGHGIIEEIYVADGDTVKAGQQLFKLKITGEAPKAGAPKPADAPAAAAPPPPPPPPPPVAAAAPPPPPPPPAAGAPPPPAPPKPAAPISRMPVAAIRHAQAIEAATVKVPPADYSKEITGTRTEQRVKMTRMRLKIASRLKEAQNTNAMLTTFNEIDMSFIMDFRKQHLEAFQKKYGMKLGFMSAFCKAAAYALQDQPVVNAVIEENEIIYRDYVDISVAVASPKGLVVPVLRNVEGMNYADIELAIAGLADKAKKGTLAVEDMDGGTFTISNGGVFGSLLGTPIINPPQSAILGMHGIFERPIAVKGQVVIRPMMYVALTYDHRLIDGREAVTFLRKVKAAVEDPRIVLAGL encoded by the exons ATGGCCGGAATACTTTCGATATCGTCCCGAAATCTGCCCCGTGCGGCGCTCCGGCTCGGTCTGCGCTCGCTAGAAGGACAAACGGGACCTCAGCAG GGCACTGTAAGCGGTTCCCGATCCTACCACCAGGGGCGTAGATTGTTGCCGAGCATCGTGCGGTCAGCGGTCGCTGACAGCGGCCGTCGTTGCGAATCCGTTCGAAA CTCTATCAAGGCGCAGAGATGGGCAGCGAACGAGCGCACCATCTTTACCTCGGCACGCTTGCTGTCGTCGGAGATAGTAAAGGTACCCCCGTTTGCCGATTCCGTGTCCGAGGGTGATGTGAAGTTCGAGAAGAAAGTCGGTGACGCGGTGGCCGCCGACGAGGTGGTCATGGAGATTGAAACCGACAAGACCACCGTCGGAGTACCGGCACCTGGACATGGTATTATCGAAGAGATCTACGTTGCGGACGGCGACACGGTTAAAGCCGGTCAGCAACTCTTCAAGTTGAAGATTACGGGCGAAGCGCCAAAAGCTGGCGCACCCAAACCAGCCGATGCGCCGGCGGCAGCCgctcctccaccaccgccaccaccaccaccgcctgtAGCAGCTGCTGccccaccgccaccaccaccgccaccagcgGCCGGagcacctccaccaccagcgCCACCGAAACCGGCGGCACCGATTAGCCGTATGCCCGTCGCTGCCATCCGCCATGCGCAGGCCATTGAGGCGGCCACGGTGAAGGTACCGCCGGCTGACTACAGCAAAGAGATCACCGGAACGCGCACGGAGCAGCGCGTGAAGATGACCCGCATGCGGCTGAAAATTGCGTCGCGTCTAAAGGAGGCACAAAACACGAACGCAATGTTGACGACTTTCAACGAAATCGACATGAG TTTCATCATGGATTTCCGTAAGCAACATTTGGAAGCGTTCCAAAAGAAGTACGGCATGAAGCTGGGCTTCATGTCTGCCTTCTGCAAAGCGGCTGCCTATGCTCTGCAGGATCAACCGGTCGTCAATGCGGTCATTGAAGAAAAC GAAATTATCTATCGCGATTACGTAGACATTTCGGTAGCGGTAGCATCACCCAAGGGTTTGGTCGTACCGGTGTTAAGAAATGTGGAAGGTATGAATTATGCCGACATTGAGCTGGCCATCGCTGGGCTCGCTGATAAGGCAAAGAAGGGAACGCTCGCTGTGGAGGATATGGATGGTGGTACCTTTACCATTTCGAACGGTGGCGTGTTTGGATCGCTGCTGGGAACGCCCATCATCAATCCGCCACAGAGCGCCATTCTCGGTATGCACGGCATCTTTGAGCGGCCGATCGCCGTAAAGGGACAG GTGGTTATCCGACCAATGATGTATGTCGCCCTGACCTACGACCATAGGTTGATTGATGGCCGTGAGGCTGTCACTTTCTTGCGCAAGGTTAAGGCTGCGGTCGAGGATCCACGCATCGTGCTGGCCGGTCTGTAA